Within Pseudomonas alloputida, the genomic segment CATTACCTGCCCCTTCAAGCGCGCTCCCCACGAAGCCAGCGCTCGTGATAATGGATCAGGCGCGTCAGTCCATAGACGGCGCCGTCATGCATGACTTGCGCTCGCTCACCAAAAAAACGCTGGGTACGGGTAAACAGGGCTGTCGGTTCGCCGGCAAAAGCCCAAGCAAAGCAAAGCGTGCCGGGTAGAACCCCAGATGCTGGGTCAGGCCCGGCTAAACCTGTAGTTGCGATAACGACATTGGCATCGCTGTCCTTCAACGCCCCTAGGGCCATCTCCCATGCGACTGGTTCGCTGGTCAGCCCGTACCGTTCGATGGTTTCCGCGCTTACACCTAGCAGACGCTTCTTGGCGGAGGGCGAATACACGACGTAGCCGCTTTCCAGTACCTCGCCTGTGCCTGGGAATGCCGCTAGCAGAGCGACCATGCAGCCTGCTGTGCAGGACTCGGCGGTGGTAAGGACCAGATGGTGGTCTTTGAGATAGCCGAGCACGGCCAATACGGGATCCCTTGCCATTTATCTGTCGACTCGTTGTTCTTTTGCGGTGGACGTGTCGGCTATGTAAATGGTTCACCGGTTTAGCGCAGCTTCGCCTTCTGTTTTCAACTGAACTTTATTTCCCTCGTAGAACATCACTGCCGAGCACAGTGACATCGGCGGGAATCTTCAGGCCGGATCATTGGCAGCCACCTCAATGTTTGGGGTCGCTGTGAACACCCAGGACATGGACCGTTGAAAGAGTGGATGCCAAAACGGGGCTGTCGAATCTGCAGCCTAGGTAGCGCACGAACATCTATGACATAGCACGATATTTAACATAATATGCATTATGAGCACCTTGGTATGGAGCTACCGGGGCCGTGGGTGGGCAGATTTAAAGCCAGGCCACGGGCCTCGATTACTGGGCCGCAGATCAAGCTTGGACCTCAGCGATGTAACACAGCACGAACGGATCCTGCGAGCCTCGTTCCTTGTTGTGACGCTCACGAAATCCTGACCATGCACAAAAACCATCCGATTCGGCTCAAGCCTGCGGATTTCTCTTAATGTTCAAGGAGTTAGCCACTGGCGTGCATGACAGCACTGATCATCATTGCAGGAGCAATTTTGATCATTGTGCTCATGGGAAGCTGAAAATTGGATAGATTTGCAGGTGGATCACCAAATTCGATTGGTGAATTCGTGCACAGTCAGAAATGATCATTAATAGGCTCAGTGTCGGGAAAAATGATCAAATCTTAAAAATGATTACCATAGTAGGCATGCAGCGCGAACCTCAGTTTTTAGTGATCAATTAACGAAATTAGAGGATCACAAGATTGAAGGCGGGAAAGCGGTACACCGCAATGTCAGTCAAAAATGATCATCAGGTTGGCCTAGCGTTGCGGTCGTATTTTGTTGAATGCGATCGTCTTTGCGTATTGATCACAGCGCGCTTAGCGCTTGACGATTTAATGGCGCATCCATGCCCCACCCTGTGGTTGCTGGGTGCAGTCTTTACTTAACTCGACTAAATAGTCATTTAGTCGAGTTATAGGGGTGGTTTGCTCTAGAGATGGAAGGCTAGCCCTTCTGACGTGCTGATCATTTTCAAGTGACATTGCCGACAGATGCTGAGCCTAGCTATATCGTTAATGGGCAAGAGAGGAGTGATCATTTTTACTTTAAAAGTGATCAACTCGGTCTTTAGGTTAGTGATTAGCCGTGCGGGGCAGGCTATGTAGAGGCTTGACAATACAGTGTTCCTGGAGTGAAGCTTCGTAGAAGCTTCATATCGTGCATTCGATTCAAGGTGATTTTGATGAAGCATCTCAGTGTGTGTGCCCTATGCTTTGGGGGCGATGCCTCCCCTATTTCCGATAAGTGTCAGAACCGGAAGTGATTGGGACTTATGAAAAATAACGCATGTACGCCTGTCCCTTTGTTTGGTACCTATCGCTGGTTTGTTTCAGTATCAGATGATGTGGATGATTCAACTGTAGTTGCGGTTCAGAAATACCTGGCTGGCTTCGACTCCCGGCTGAGCGCCCTCGATGGGTATGAGGCAGTACGCGGCTTCCTGGAGTCCTATGCTAGTAATGAGGCAACGTTCAATTCTTACCGCACCCATGCCGAACGATTACTACTCTGGTCGCTGCTGATTCGTGAGCGACCTTTGCTTGATCTGCGTCGTTCTGATGCAGAAGAGTTTCTTAATTTTTGTATGAGTCCGCCTCCGGGTTGGATCGGGAAAATTGTAAGAAATCGCTATCTGAGCAAAAATTACAGCATAGCTCCCAATCCCGATTGGAGGCCCTTTGCAACATCACGCGAGGCCAACTGCTACAAACTGACTGCCGGAAGCATCGCGCAGATTTTTTCGGTGTGCAGTAGCCTTTATGAATACGCCATTGACGAAGGGGTTTGCACAGTAGTGAATCCATTTCGGGCCATAAAACAAAAATCGAAATTTAAAAATCGCTCAGTACAAGAGTTAACGACCAGGTCTCTTACACCTCTTCAATGGGAGTACGTGCTCGAAGCAGCAGAGTCGATGGCGAATTCTGAGCCGGAACGGCATGAACGCTCACTATATATAGCTGCGACAATGTTCTCGATGTATCTCAGGGTTTCAGATCTTTGCGGTCGCGACAATTGGCAGCCTTCAATGGGGGATTTTCGTCCGGATCATGAGGGTAACTGGTGGTTCCATGTGATTGGCAAGGGAAACAAAGCGGGGAAAATCGCTGTCAGAGCAGACTACGTGGAGCTTTACCTCAAACGATATCGCCTGCACTTAGGGTTAAGCCCCCTGCCCTTGCATAACGAATCTACGCCACTTCTGATGACATTTAATGGCAAAGCTGGGCTTTCAACACGTATGGTGCGATTTATCATGCGAGAGGTTTTCGATTTTGCAATCGACCGGATGGTTAGTGAAGGCCGCCATGAGGAAGAAATCCAAAATTTAGGCGTTGCCACCACCCACTGGTTGCGGCATACAGCAGCGACCTTCGATGCACCATTCCGAGATCCGAAAGATTTGCAAGCAGATCTTCGTCATAGCAGTCTTGCCACTACTCAGAACATTTATTATAGCAGTCATGATAATCAGAGAGCCTATTCGATTCAGAAACTCTCAATGAAGGATCGTGGCTGAACTCATGTTGCTTGGAGATTGGAAAATGGATGTGCCGCCGTTTCCTTGCTTTTTTGGCTTGAAAGATTTTCAAGGCTTGAACACTCACGACCTAGATAAGGAAAACTCTGAGGTCAGGCAGAAATTAGATGGGATTGATATCCGTTGCGCCGCCTTGTCTAGTTACTCGCTAGTCAAAGCGTTTTTGCTTGAGCATGCACTGGGTAGTCGATTCGGCATCTACCGCTCTGCAATTGAAAAGCTTTTGCTGTGGTGTTTGTTAGTCGTAGAAAAGCCAATCATACAGCTCGACGAGCAAGATATTAGAGCGTTTATGGATTTTTGCTTGTGCCCACCTGATGACTGGGTAGCCAAGCAGCCGGAAAAGCGTTTGAGGCGTGCCTCAAACAAACGTACTTCAAAAGTATTTGTGGTTAATGCATTCTGGAGGCCATTCAGAACAGGCCCGGTTCGCGAGGAAGTTAGTGGGGCAAGGATATCAGGCTATGCTTCTTTAGCCGTTGAGCTGGCTGTTATCAATTCATTTTACCTATTTCTTTATGCGGAGGATTTAATTGATATAAATCCCGCTGGCTCATTGCATCGTTCGAAGCACTACTCCGGTCGTGAGGCCATTCATAATGGTGCCAAGAGCTTTTCTATCAGCGATTGGAATCTATTTGTCGAGGCAGCTGAAAGTCTGGCGATTAACGATGATGAATTTGAGCGCAAGCTATTTTTGTTGATGAGTATTTATCATCTTTTCTTGCGCCCCGCTGACATTGACCGATTTGGTGCGAATTTGGCTATAAATTCATTGTTTGAACGTAAAGACGGAACTTATGGCTTAAGGGTTGAAGGATACCCCGAATTGGAGCGGGTCTGCATTTCAAGGGACTATGTTACCCGATGGGTTGCCCGATACAGGGCCCATGTTGGAACTGATTTGATACCTCTGGATCGCGACCCTACCCCTCTAATTTCCACCCAGAGCGGTAGGCCTGGGGTAAGTAGTCGCCATGCCAACTTGCTTTTTAAGCAGGTGTGCTCCGAGGTCATGGTGAAAATTAAGCTGGGTGGCGAAGTAGTGTCTGATGACTCATCCTTTTGTCGTGCAACTCTTTCATGGATTAGGGAAACAGGTTTGGTGCAAGCTGCACAATCAATGTCGTTGGTTGAGCTGTATCCCTCAATTCGTGATACTACTTATGACACTGCGCACGCGCGTTTTTACGCTTGGCAATTTCAGTCTGATTCTGATTAAGGATCGAGAAGCTAAGTGCGTCTACCTTGCTAGGGAACCATCTACAGGATCAGCACCTACGATCGGTAGTTGGCTGCGCAGGCTTGTATTTACAGGCCTGCCAGACCCGCAAGGATGTTCACTGCTGCTCATCGATTAAGTAGTACCAGTCAGCGTAAGGCGTGTTGATCGCCTTTTGGCGGTTGTAGTCCGGGCTACCGTCATCCCACCACACCGGGCCCCTCTCCCCTAGTGCCACTTTCGCCAAGTCCACCGCTGCTCGAGCGGCATGCAGCTTGTCTTCATCATCCAGTGCTTTGGCTTCCTTCACGGCTCGCCGGGCTTCCATCAAGTCGTGTACCAGGTGCTGACGCTTTTCAACAGGCAGCGCGGGGTTGCTGCAGCGCCAGAGCTGACCTTTGACGACGAAGTAGCGACCGTCTGGCGTTGTTGGATGCATAGGGCAGATCTCGTGTGTGGTTACATGACGGACATTCAAAACGCTTCGAAGACTGCAGCTGGATGCCGAGTACATTTGTACTCCTTACGACCAAGCAGTCAGATCCGCCCGGGCAGCCGCTTGATGGGGGGATCTGAGGCTTCTCGTGTTAACCTGATCTGTTCTGCAGTTCAGAGCAAGCACGCGAACCTGCGTGCTTCATCGACGCTGACACCATATGAGCAGAAGCCGACGCAAAAACACCATATGCGGCATCACCACCGCCACTAGTGAGCGATTTGACAAGCAGGTCTGGCATAGGAGCTATCGACACGCTGTACGCCAGCGGCTCGCCGAAGACCCAGAAAAAGAGTTACCTCACCTCCGTGAATTTTTTGATCCTTGATCGATGGCTAAGGACGGTAAGCGCTATTGGCTACCAAGCATGCGAGCTGAAAATTTTTTGAGGAAGTAAGCCTTGGAACGCTCTGTTAATGCAGGGCTTGATCTAACCCGCACACTCAATCGCCTATTTGTGTAGGTGGCTATCCGAGGTTGATCTCGAGAGAATGCGCCTTCACTGTGGTGCGCCCGACTGGATAAGGGAGGGACTGAACTGCGCATGAATACAGAAAACC encodes:
- a CDS encoding CinA family protein, with protein sequence MARDPVLAVLGYLKDHHLVLTTAESCTAGCMVALLAAFPGTGEVLESGYVVYSPSAKKRLLGVSAETIERYGLTSEPVAWEMALGALKDSDANVVIATTGLAGPDPASGVLPGTLCFAWAFAGEPTALFTRTQRFFGERAQVMHDGAVYGLTRLIHYHERWLRGERA
- a CDS encoding tyrosine-type recombinase/integrase — its product is MKNNACTPVPLFGTYRWFVSVSDDVDDSTVVAVQKYLAGFDSRLSALDGYEAVRGFLESYASNEATFNSYRTHAERLLLWSLLIRERPLLDLRRSDAEEFLNFCMSPPPGWIGKIVRNRYLSKNYSIAPNPDWRPFATSREANCYKLTAGSIAQIFSVCSSLYEYAIDEGVCTVVNPFRAIKQKSKFKNRSVQELTTRSLTPLQWEYVLEAAESMANSEPERHERSLYIAATMFSMYLRVSDLCGRDNWQPSMGDFRPDHEGNWWFHVIGKGNKAGKIAVRADYVELYLKRYRLHLGLSPLPLHNESTPLLMTFNGKAGLSTRMVRFIMREVFDFAIDRMVSEGRHEEEIQNLGVATTHWLRHTAATFDAPFRDPKDLQADLRHSSLATTQNIYYSSHDNQRAYSIQKLSMKDRG